DNA sequence from the Microcebus murinus isolate Inina chromosome 18, M.murinus_Inina_mat1.0, whole genome shotgun sequence genome:
tttgttttctttgatgcACTTTTTCTAGGGAACCAAATCTATTTTTACACGTCTCTGTAAATTAAGGCTCTTTCCTCTGTACCAGGTAGCTTTTGGACAAGAAGAGGCTTTTTGGCAGAAATTGTGGTATTGCCGACTCATCACCCCTTGTGGTTAAAAATCCCTGGTCTCAGGAATCTTCGTCAGAAGCCACAGCAGCGTCCCAGAGAACTTCGACACCGTGACCAATCATTTGCCGTCTGGGGAGAGTCTTGTCCTCTTCCCAAGTGTTCCCTCGGACTCCCGAAGGGCTCCGAGGCTGGCCCGAGCCCTGGGAAGCCCGCAGAAGGGTCTCGCCGCCGGCACCGCACGCCGAGCCCGGGCAGTGGGTCAGCTCTTCGCTGCGGGGGTTTCGGGTCGCTGGTACAGCCGGATTATGCCTTCATCATGCAGCCGCTTCCAGACTTCGCGCTCTAACTTGAAGTCATGGTTTATGTAAAAGATCAGTTTTTTCCATGACTTATCATAGTAGTGATCAGAAAAGCGCTCGTGGCCCTGGGTGATGAAGCCATAGGCACTCACCTGCGTAAAGGTtggaggaagaggcagggcctggggttGCTGTCTCCCAGGCTTCTGCTCCTGGGCTAACTTGGCgtggggggatggggtggggggggatcCCTTTATCCTGTTTCCACCCCTGGGGGTCTGGAGCAGGTCCCTgggtgcacacacgcacacatgcatgtgcCCACTCTCACTGTCCCCTGCTGAGCAGGGCTGGGAATAGCTCCAGAGCTGCTTCTCCAGGTGTACCTGCTCCTGAAGTAGAGTCCTACCTGGTCGCAGAGGTGAAGGGCAGTGAGCAGCAGGAGGGCCCCAGTGGTGGGGCGGTATATTCTCCAGTGGACAGTGTCCAGGGTCTTAGACCTCAGAAACCTGTGAAGCGCCCCAGAACCCCAACTGTCAGGAGGCTGCAAGGATGAGAGGACCCCGGGGCCTCCACGTGCTTTCTGCTCTCACCTGTTCTTCATGTACCGGAGAAAGTCCGGGTGCAGCAATAGGTATCTGTCCAATTGCAAGGCTTCCTGGAACGCTTTCTGGGGCCTCTGCCTGGGGTCAGGAATGGGGTCATTCGGACTCAGTTCTCACACCTGGCCTTGTGTGGGCTGAGTCAGGGTCACGGACATGACTCCATCTCCAGGTGAAGGCTAAGGCTGTCCCCACCTGTCCAGCCCTCCACAGCCCCTCACTGCACAGCTCGGCCTGGGCTAAGGGGCTGCGGGGGGCAGTGGGTACCTGAACCAGAAAAGATTCTTTGACCTCAAGGTCTGATTCAGAAGCAGCGCTTCCAGCCACTCATAGTCGCGGGTGCCTTCCAGGAAGTGCAGGTAGTGGATGTCCTGAGGGCCAAGGACAGCGAGAGGTCCAGGAGTGCTGCCTTCAGGCTCTGACCCCAGGCTGCCCGCTGCCCTTCTCTGGCCGGGTCTGACTGtccttcctgctcctgctcctcatGTGAAGAGCACCGGCACCAGCCACAGACTCCATCCAGACACGAGAcacccctctgcctgccccgCCTGGCGCTCATGTCCCCACAGTCTGGGTGCGGGCAGGCCCGGTCCTCTGCTCACCTTCCCCACGGGCACGTTCTGGAAACCCCGGTTGCCCAAGATAAGCAGTGACTGGGTCACGGAGAAGGCAGTAAAGCCGTAGAAGGACGTCCGAGTACCCACATCCTGTTCGTAGCCTTTAATGACAGCCCCGCTCAGTCTGTGCGGGGTGGGGGGAAAGCAGACAGGGCCCGTGAGTGGAGGAGGGGGATGTGCAGGTGGAGCAGGAAAGGGAGACCGCAGTTACACGCCGAAATTCTCTGGGGGGCCCAGGACTCCCACCGTCCAGACGCAGGCACGGACGCCGCATCCGTTCTCTCAGAAGAGCCCGTATCTGCAGGAGAGGGGCGGAAGGGGGCCCTGGGGGCGGGCAGCTCACCGGAACACATAGTCGTGGCTGTCTATCTCCTGGCCCACGTGGGAGTTGTTCAGGATGCCCCCGTTGCCCACCACGGCACACGTGATGCACCTGGAGCTCCCAGGAGGGAGGCTGGCCAGGAGCAGCTGCTGCTGGCCCACTGGGGGGAAGCGTGTCACCACCTTCTGCACCACTGGAACAAGGGGGGCTCCGTTCAGAGCCCTGGAAGGGGCGGGAGTCTGGCCCCTCATCTCTCCCCGGGCCAGCGGACCCCAGGGAGGAGGCAGACCAGAGGTGGAAAGCGCGCTGCCCGCCGCCCTCtcctgccgccccccccccccccccccgcagcctgTCCGGGGAGGACTCACGGGAGTGGTTGAGCTCCAGGAAGCCAAAGGGCGATGTGAAGTGCTCCAGGCGCTCCCACTCCCTCTGGTTGAAGCGGCTGGAGTCCAGGAAGAGGGTGAGGTTGGGCAGAAAGAGGTTCCGGAGCCACGGTGACTTGGAGGCTTTGACCTTCACAGAGTCCGGGCAGGTCTACGTGCAGGAGGGCTGGGtcaggcagggaggggccaggaAGGTCACTGCCTCTTCTGTCCTATTCCCCgcacccaccacccaccctgcCATCATCCAAGAGGAACCGCCCCCAAACGCAGCAAATGTCCAGCACGCTGTCGGTGCCACGGTTGCCATCGTGTGTGTGTGCAAACAGACACATCTTAAACCCCGCTTCTGTGCGGGGCCATAAGAAGGCCAGGTGGTTAAGCCCAGGCTGTTTTTCTTAGGGTTGGGAGAGGGTGGAGGTTGCGCCGAGGGCTTTGCAGGAGAGACAGGCGCTGCCGGGGATCAGGGCTGGCGTGAGGTCGGGGCGTGTCCTGTCTGTCAGTCCTGCGCCCTCCCAGGGCTGGAGCATGGTTCCCGCGATAAGCCCCAGAGCAGATGGGCTTATCGCACCTCTCAGCCCGGCTGATGAGCCCCAGGCCTCCCGCAGGGCTCCGGGGAGGcccctcctcacctcctcttCCCATGCTGCCAGCCCAGGACTCTGggacaggaggggagggtgggacgGGCGCAGGCAGGGGCAGCGGGGGCAGGGCAAGGCAAAGCTGAAGGTCCTGCGGGAGGTGCAGGGGAGGGCAGTCTCCCCGaggggctgcagaggagaactcaCCGTCCGGAGGGCCCCCTCCTCCATGCTGTATTTCTCCTCGAAATCCCACTTGGGCTCGGCCTTGAATTTGGCGACATTCGGCCTCTGTCTCTGGGCTGTCCGTGTGGTGCGCCTCTGGAGAGGGGTGGTGCTCCGGGTGACCAGAGCCTTCTGCTCCGTGGGCGGGACGGCCGCTGTGGTCACTCCTCTCTGCCTCGTCGTCCACACTGCTGCCGTGGGGGGCAGTGGTGTGCCCTGCCTGTCTGGGGCGGGCGTCTTTGCGGCGGTGACTGCTTCGTCCTGAGCCAGCGCCGTCCTCGTGGCTGTCACCTTCTCGGTCTGGCCCCTGCTTCCTCTGGTCGTCTTTGCGACCCGACCCTTCAGCGATGGGGCCTCTGTCCCCGCGTCCGGACCTCCGGGTGTGCGCACCTcggttttctcttcttcctgcctcttcGGCAATGCCGTCTGTGCAGTGCTGGCCGCCTCGGCCCGCTCCGTGGGGGCTGCCCTGCCGGCCTCTGTCCTGCCGTCCGCCCCGGCGGGGGCTGTGGGCTGGCGCTGCGTGTGCCCGGCACTGTTCTCTGGCTCGGACTGCGCATAGCCGGCTGTCCTCCTGCCCACAGTGGGCGCCCGGGACGCGGCCTTCTGTAGTGGCTCTGCAGCTCTCTCTTTAACGCTCCCTCTGGACTGATACCTGGGGACACAGACAGCGTCCGGTGAGGGCCGAACACCGTGGAAACTACAGAAACACTGCCGTCGGCAGCGTGACTCGGCCCGATTCTCCAGCTTTGGGCCGACTGCAAACCAGTCTCTAACGGAGGCGGAGGGAACGAGTGTCACCACCCACTACCTAAGACCACCTGCTCCCTTTGGCACTGGGTCTGGACACTTACCTCTGACCAATAAAGCGCGCTTGGCAGGAGCGAGGCGTTTGGGGAGCCGCATGCCGAGACTGGCGTGGAAACGTCTCCCCGACCCACGCTGCACGCTCCGCCCGGGCCGCGCTCACTCCCGCGCCCCGCGTGCCCGGCCATCCCGGCCGGTGAGTTCTAAGAATGAGCTTGTTCGATCCTGCTCTTGTCACCTAATGCTTGTGCGATTCGGTTGACcgttgtgtttttttaatgaagcCTGGGTAGCCGAGGAAGGCAACCTCATTCGCAAGGAAGTGGCAGAGACACATTCGTGTAAGGGCCACAGCTGCCGACCTTGGCTTTGAAAGGTCTGCCTTAAAGATTTAAACACTAGCTTTAAACATGCTTTAAACACTAGCATGAGTCCGACCCTGCTTAAAAACAAACTCTTGCTTGTTGGCAtggctaggaaaaaaataaaaatagccgggcgcggtggctcacgcctgtaatcctagctctctgggaggccgaggcgggcggattgctcgaggtcgggggttctaaaccagcctgagcaagagcgagaccccgtctctactataaatagaaagaaactaattggccaactaatatatatagaaaaaattagccgggcatggtggctcatgcctgtagtcccagctacatgggaggctgagacagaaggatcccttgagcctaggagtttgaggttgctgtgagctaggctgacgccacggcactcactctagcctaggcaacaaagcgagactctgtctcaaaaaaaaataaaaataaaaataaaaaaataaaaaaaaataaaaataaaaatatatatatatatttagcactAATTTGTGGAGAGCCCACCGGTTTGCAATACCTCATGTTAGGTGCTGGAGATCGCAGAGGAAAGGCCCGTTTCCCACCCGTAAGCGAGGACAGCTGTAGTGAGACAGTCAGGGAAGCGAGTGATCGCGCTGCCTGGGCGTGTGAGCTCAGGGGGAGCGCGAAGCAGGGGTTCTGTCTGCCTCCCCGGGAGTGAGGGAGCTTCCCCTCCAGGGTCCGTGGCAGGGCCGGAGCAGGATTTGCACTGTGCATTGCATTCCAGGGTTTCGTTTATGGTGTGTC
Encoded proteins:
- the ST6GALNAC1 gene encoding alpha-N-acetylgalactosaminide alpha-2,6-sialyltransferase 1, with product MRSCLWRFGHLGQGVQWSLLLGVLIFLLFALPSFIKEPSTRPARYQSRGSVKERAAEPLQKAASRAPTVGRRTAGYAQSEPENSAGHTQRQPTAPAGADGRTEAGRAAPTERAEAASTAQTALPKRQEEEKTEVRTPGGPDAGTEAPSLKGRVAKTTRGSRGQTEKVTATRTALAQDEAVTAAKTPAPDRQGTPLPPTAAVWTTRQRGVTTAAVPPTEQKALVTRSTTPLQRRTTRTAQRQRPNVAKFKAEPKWDFEEKYSMEEGALRTTCPDSVKVKASKSPWLRNLFLPNLTLFLDSSRFNQREWERLEHFTSPFGFLELNHSLVQKVVTRFPPVGQQQLLLASLPPGSSRCITCAVVGNGGILNNSHVGQEIDSHDYVFRLSGAVIKGYEQDVGTRTSFYGFTAFSVTQSLLILGNRGFQNVPVGKDIHYLHFLEGTRDYEWLEALLLNQTLRSKNLFWFRQRPQKAFQEALQLDRYLLLHPDFLRYMKNRFLRSKTLDTVHWRIYRPTTGALLLLTALHLCDQVSAYGFITQGHERFSDHYYDKSWKKLIFYINHDFKLEREVWKRLHDEGIIRLYQRPETPAAKS